One Mesorhizobium sp. L-2-11 genomic region harbors:
- a CDS encoding D-alanyl-D-alanine carboxypeptidase family protein → MQVVIAKPLRTFARHVLLAGAVALPALAGPALANPTIVFDLENGKILQHQEAFKRWYPASLTKLMTAYVAFRAIAAGEVQLDSPIKVTKRSASEPPSKMGFKPGSVMRLDNALKMILVKSANDVAMAVGENIGGSQAAFAERMNAEARRLGMTGTHFVNPNGLFSPDQYTTARDLGLLVMAIRTEFPQYAAWFSIEGLAVGKKKIPNYNLLIGRYPGADGMKTGFVCPSGFNMIGSATRDGRTLVAVVLGEKSAITRAETVARLLDHGFATPTPGWLTVAALPSYGDTTSVNDMNDEICRKKPAKEQSEAAVPVGDKKAPKSPYQKKLDAPTLVAVGLGGATGPIPKAMLDAAGREYADVPLPSWRPDLPPPPGAEPAVIGSATVAQEPTKAVN, encoded by the coding sequence ATGCAGGTCGTTATCGCAAAACCGCTGCGCACGTTTGCGCGACATGTATTGCTGGCGGGCGCTGTGGCGCTGCCGGCGCTGGCCGGTCCGGCTCTCGCCAATCCGACGATCGTGTTTGATCTGGAGAATGGCAAGATCCTCCAGCACCAGGAGGCTTTCAAGCGCTGGTATCCTGCCTCACTGACCAAGCTGATGACCGCCTATGTCGCATTTCGTGCGATTGCCGCGGGCGAGGTCCAGCTCGATTCGCCGATCAAGGTGACGAAGCGTTCCGCCAGCGAGCCGCCGAGCAAGATGGGCTTCAAGCCGGGGTCGGTCATGCGGCTCGATAACGCGCTGAAGATGATACTGGTCAAATCGGCCAACGACGTCGCCATGGCCGTCGGCGAGAACATCGGCGGTTCGCAGGCCGCTTTCGCCGAACGCATGAACGCCGAGGCGCGCCGGCTCGGCATGACCGGAACGCATTTCGTCAATCCGAACGGGCTGTTTTCGCCGGACCAGTATACGACGGCGCGCGATCTCGGCTTGCTGGTGATGGCGATCCGCACGGAATTTCCACAATATGCCGCATGGTTCTCGATCGAGGGCCTGGCCGTCGGCAAGAAGAAGATCCCGAATTACAATCTTCTGATCGGCCGCTATCCCGGCGCCGACGGCATGAAGACTGGCTTCGTCTGTCCGTCGGGCTTCAACATGATCGGCTCGGCAACACGCGACGGGCGCACGCTGGTGGCGGTGGTGCTTGGCGAGAAGTCGGCCATCACCCGCGCCGAGACCGTCGCCAGGCTGCTCGACCACGGCTTTGCCACGCCGACACCGGGCTGGCTGACGGTGGCGGCGCTGCCTTCCTATGGCGACACCACATCGGTCAACGACATGAATGACGAGATTTGCAGGAAGAAGCCGGCTAAGGAGCAGTCGGAAGCTGCCGTCCCCGTCGGCGACAAGAAAGCGCCGAAATCGCCCTACCAGAAAAAGCTCGACGCGCCAACATTGGTCGCGGTCGGCCTTGGCGGCGCCACCGGGCCGATACCGAAGGCCATGCTCGATGCAGCGGGCCGGGAATATGCCGACGTGCCGCTGCCGAGCTGGCGGCCCGACCTGCCGCCGCCGCCCGGCGCCGAGCCGGCAGTGATCGGTTCCGCCACCGTGGCCCAGGAGCCCACCAAGGCCGTGAACTAA
- a CDS encoding CobW family GTP-binding protein, translating to MSSGFPIAVSVLTGFLGAGKTTLLNRLLRDPALADTAVIINEFGEVAIDHLLVEQASDGIIQLSDGCLCCTVRGELVDTLADLVDRLQTGRIARLARVVIETTGLADPAPVLQSIMAHPALVEAFRLDGVITLVDAVNGDATLDAHVEAVKQAAVADRIVLTKADLATDPRDVEALRARLRQINPGAELLDAGDSRTDAAALFDCGLYNPATKSADVRRWLGEEAAHGDHDHDHDHDHDHRHDSRVRSYSLVHDRPVPFSAIEMFLDLLRSAHGERLLRMKGVIELLEDPSRPLVVHGVQKILHPPARLPSWPDGQRGTRLVLITLDMPEDYVRRLFAAFTNRPSIDTPDRAALENNPLAIAGR from the coding sequence ATGAGCAGCGGCTTTCCCATAGCCGTCTCGGTGCTGACCGGTTTTCTCGGCGCCGGCAAGACGACGCTGCTCAACCGGCTGCTCAGGGATCCCGCGCTCGCCGACACCGCGGTCATCATCAACGAGTTCGGCGAGGTGGCGATCGACCATCTCCTGGTCGAACAGGCTTCCGACGGCATCATTCAGCTTTCCGACGGCTGTCTCTGCTGCACGGTGCGCGGCGAACTGGTCGACACGCTGGCCGATCTCGTCGACCGGCTGCAGACCGGCCGCATCGCCCGGCTTGCCCGCGTCGTTATCGAAACCACCGGCCTCGCCGATCCGGCGCCGGTGCTGCAGTCGATCATGGCGCATCCGGCGCTGGTCGAGGCCTTCCGGCTCGACGGGGTCATCACGCTGGTCGACGCGGTCAACGGCGATGCGACGCTCGACGCCCATGTCGAGGCCGTGAAGCAGGCGGCGGTCGCCGACCGCATCGTGCTGACGAAAGCCGATCTGGCCACCGATCCGCGCGACGTCGAGGCCTTGCGAGCCCGGCTGCGGCAGATCAATCCGGGTGCCGAGCTGCTCGATGCCGGTGACAGCAGGACCGATGCAGCGGCGCTGTTCGATTGCGGTCTCTACAACCCGGCCACCAAGTCCGCCGACGTGCGGCGCTGGCTGGGCGAGGAAGCCGCCCATGGTGACCATGACCACGATCACGACCACGATCACGACCATCGGCACGATTCCCGTGTGCGCTCCTACTCGCTGGTTCATGACCGGCCGGTGCCGTTTTCGGCGATCGAGATGTTCCTCGACCTGTTGCGATCAGCACATGGCGAGCGCCTGTTGCGCATGAAGGGCGTCATAGAATTGCTGGAAGACCCGTCGCGGCCGCTGGTCGTCCACGGCGTCCAGAAGATCCTGCATCCGCCGGCGCGGCTGCCGTCCTGGCCGGACGGCCAACGCGGCACAAGGCTGGTGCTGATCACGCTCGACATGCCGGAAGATTACGTCCGCCGGCTGTTTGCCGCTTTCACCAACCGGCCGTCGATCGACACACCGGACCGCGCGGCGCTGGAAAACAACCCGCTGGCCATCGCCGGGCGGTGA
- a CDS encoding sulfurtransferase TusA family protein encodes MSEQADGAQEDGPSTSPAAVYDLKGLNCPLPVLKAKKRLATMQPGSRLWLETTDPLAVIDIPAFCAESGHRVIETAAISGGHRFLVDRGAR; translated from the coding sequence ATGTCTGAACAAGCAGATGGGGCCCAAGAAGACGGGCCCTCAACCAGCCCCGCCGCCGTCTACGACCTCAAAGGTCTGAACTGCCCGTTGCCCGTGCTCAAGGCAAAAAAGCGGTTGGCCACAATGCAGCCGGGCAGCCGGCTGTGGCTCGAAACCACTGACCCCCTCGCCGTCATCGACATTCCCGCCTTCTGCGCCGAGAGCGGCCATCGAGTGATCGAAACGGCAGCGATATCAGGCGGCCATCGCTTTCTGGTCGACCGCGGAGCGAGGTAA
- a CDS encoding L,D-transpeptidase family protein, with product MFAKLARTALVIAAIGVAGCNDSSMKDFAPHANKPLPDKILASMKAKGMTRTSPVMARIFKEEGKLEIWKAKTNGRYDLVASYDICKWSGKLGPKYTEGDRQAPEGFYTVRPAQMNPRSSYHLAFNIGYPNAYDRANGRTGSHLMVHGACSSSGCYSMTDAQIEQIYAFGRDAFQGGQTEFQIQAFPFRMTAANMARYRKDPNYEFWKMLKVGYDNFEITKVPPKVDVCEKRYVFNQVAPDGETFDPTGACPATTQPDSLKSAFNAYQSTYEAAFNGAVKASVPAPKPTIGGIKEASIVSEWSKRRARGERVPIEPPSLNADGSLTATARMGRIDSPAGRKMAALDAEKAAKQKAEEQRLAAIEAAKAEKAAARAQAAAEKQTARINSLAEEGEAMAAAETPVATATIASSPDAAPATAQAANAGESRTTRLKKKLLGMFGG from the coding sequence ATGTTTGCCAAGCTTGCCCGCACCGCACTTGTGATTGCCGCGATAGGCGTCGCCGGCTGCAATGATTCTTCGATGAAGGATTTTGCCCCCCACGCCAACAAGCCGCTACCCGACAAGATCCTGGCCAGCATGAAGGCCAAGGGCATGACCCGCACTTCGCCGGTGATGGCCCGCATCTTCAAGGAAGAGGGCAAGCTCGAAATCTGGAAGGCCAAGACCAACGGCCGCTATGACTTGGTCGCCAGCTACGACATCTGCAAATGGTCGGGCAAGCTGGGCCCCAAATACACCGAAGGCGACCGCCAGGCGCCGGAGGGCTTCTATACGGTCCGTCCGGCGCAGATGAATCCGCGCTCGAGCTACCACCTTGCCTTCAACATCGGCTACCCCAACGCCTACGACCGCGCCAATGGCCGCACCGGCTCCCATCTGATGGTCCATGGCGCCTGCTCGTCGTCGGGCTGTTATTCGATGACCGACGCGCAGATCGAGCAGATCTATGCCTTCGGCCGCGACGCCTTCCAGGGGGGGCAGACAGAGTTCCAGATCCAGGCCTTTCCGTTCCGCATGACCGCCGCCAACATGGCGCGCTATCGCAAAGACCCGAACTACGAATTCTGGAAGATGCTGAAGGTCGGCTACGACAATTTCGAGATCACGAAAGTGCCGCCGAAGGTCGATGTCTGCGAGAAGCGCTACGTCTTCAACCAGGTCGCGCCTGACGGCGAGACCTTCGATCCGACCGGCGCCTGCCCCGCGACGACGCAGCCGGATTCGCTGAAGAGCGCCTTCAATGCCTACCAGAGCACCTACGAGGCGGCTTTCAACGGCGCGGTCAAGGCCAGCGTGCCGGCGCCCAAGCCGACCATCGGCGGGATCAAGGAAGCCAGCATCGTCTCCGAGTGGTCGAAGAGGCGCGCCCGTGGCGAACGCGTGCCGATCGAGCCGCCTTCGCTTAACGCCGACGGCTCGTTGACGGCGACGGCGCGCATGGGCCGCATCGATTCGCCGGCGGGCCGCAAGATGGCCGCGCTCGACGCCGAGAAAGCCGCCAAGCAGAAGGCCGAGGAGCAAAGGCTAGCCGCGATAGAAGCGGCCAAGGCCGAGAAAGCGGCGGCCAGGGCTCAGGCTGCGGCCGAAAAGCAGACGGCCAGGATTAATTCGCTGGCCGAAGAGGGGGAGGCCATGGCCGCGGCCGAAACGCCTGTCGCTACCGCGACAATCGCATCGTCCCCCGATGCCGCCCCGGCAACAGCGCAGGCGGCGAATGCCGGCGAAAGCAGGACGACAAGGCTGAAGAAGAAGCTGCTCGGCATGTTCGGCGGCTGA
- a CDS encoding acetyl-CoA carboxylase carboxyltransferase subunit alpha, with protein sequence MYNYLDFEKPVADLEGKILELKKLAENGEAVDVGDEISRLEKRVRDALRDTYKALTPWQKVQVARHPDRPHCVDYIKGLFNDFTPLAGDRNFGEDQAIVGGFARFRGEPVAIIGQEKGSDTASRLRHNFGSVRPEGYRKAVRLMELADRFNIPLLTLVDTAGAYPGVNAEERGQAEAIARSTSACLRLKVPSISVVIGEGGSGGAIAIATANRVYMLEHAIYSVISPEGAASILWRDTTRSKDAATNMKITAQDLLELKIIDAIVPEPLGGAHRGPETVIAATGDLIAKTMNEFSGANTDFREQRREKYLSMGRNL encoded by the coding sequence ATGTACAATTACCTCGATTTCGAAAAGCCGGTCGCCGATCTCGAAGGCAAGATCCTTGAGTTGAAGAAGCTCGCCGAGAATGGGGAGGCGGTCGACGTCGGCGATGAGATCAGCCGTCTCGAGAAACGCGTGCGCGATGCATTGCGCGACACTTACAAGGCACTGACCCCGTGGCAGAAGGTGCAGGTGGCGCGCCATCCGGACAGGCCGCATTGCGTCGACTACATCAAGGGCCTGTTCAACGATTTCACGCCGCTTGCCGGCGACCGCAATTTCGGCGAGGACCAGGCGATCGTCGGCGGCTTCGCCCGCTTCCGCGGCGAGCCGGTGGCGATCATCGGCCAGGAGAAGGGCTCGGACACAGCTAGCCGGCTGAGGCATAATTTCGGCTCGGTGCGGCCGGAGGGCTATCGCAAGGCAGTGCGGCTGATGGAACTCGCCGACCGCTTCAATATCCCGTTGCTGACGCTGGTCGACACCGCCGGCGCCTATCCCGGCGTCAATGCCGAAGAGCGCGGCCAGGCCGAAGCCATCGCCCGCTCGACCTCGGCCTGTCTTCGCCTGAAGGTGCCGTCGATCTCGGTGGTCATCGGCGAAGGCGGCTCGGGCGGCGCCATCGCTATCGCCACCGCTAACCGCGTCTACATGCTCGAACACGCCATCTATTCGGTGATCTCGCCGGAGGGCGCTGCCTCGATCCTGTGGCGCGACACCACCCGCTCGAAGGATGCGGCGACCAACATGAAGATCACCGCCCAGGATCTGCTGGAGCTGAAGATCATCGATGCCATCGTTCCCGAACCGCTCGGCGGCGCCCATCGTGGCCCGGAAACGGTGATTGCCGCCACCGGCGATCTCATCGCCAAAACGATGAACGAATTCTCCGGCGCCAACACCGATTTTCGTGAGCAGCGCCGCGAGAAATACCTTTCTATGGGCCGAAACCTCTAG
- a CDS encoding site-specific tyrosine recombinase XerD, with amino-acid sequence MNSAARIEAFLEMMSAERGAAENTLSSYRRDLEDASAGIDGGLAGAAAADIRNYLDEIATRGFAATSQARKLSAMRQFFKFLYAEGLRSDDPTGTLDSPKKGRPLPKTMSEADTGRLIDRAAQEAADASLNDGDGLAALRLHALVEVLYATGLRVSELVGLPVTVALRDDRFFTVRGKGDKERMVPLSAKARVAMRAWLVARATVPALADSPFLFPAASDSGYLSRQVFARDLKGLAARAGIASAKISPHVLRHAFASHLLQNGADLRAVQQLLGHADISTTQIYTHVLEERLVRLVNDHHPLAD; translated from the coding sequence ATGAACAGCGCGGCCCGCATCGAAGCCTTTCTGGAAATGATGAGCGCCGAGCGCGGCGCTGCCGAAAACACGCTTTCCAGCTATCGCCGCGACCTCGAAGACGCGTCAGCCGGGATCGACGGCGGGCTCGCTGGTGCCGCCGCCGCCGATATCCGCAACTATCTCGACGAGATAGCCACACGCGGTTTTGCCGCCACCTCGCAGGCACGCAAGCTGTCGGCGATGCGCCAGTTCTTCAAGTTCCTCTACGCCGAGGGTCTGCGCAGCGATGACCCGACCGGAACCCTGGACAGTCCGAAGAAGGGCCGGCCGCTGCCGAAGACGATGAGCGAGGCAGACACCGGCCGGCTGATCGACCGTGCGGCGCAGGAGGCAGCTGACGCCTCGCTGAACGATGGCGACGGCCTGGCGGCGCTGCGCCTGCATGCGCTGGTCGAGGTGCTCTACGCCACCGGCTTGCGGGTTTCCGAACTGGTCGGCTTGCCGGTGACGGTGGCGCTGCGCGACGATCGTTTCTTCACGGTGCGCGGCAAGGGTGACAAGGAACGCATGGTGCCGCTGTCGGCAAAGGCGCGCGTGGCCATGCGGGCCTGGCTCGTTGCCCGGGCAACGGTGCCGGCTTTGGCGGATAGTCCGTTCCTGTTTCCGGCGGCAAGCGACAGCGGCTATCTCTCCAGGCAGGTCTTCGCCCGCGACCTGAAGGGCCTTGCTGCGCGGGCCGGCATCGCCTCGGCGAAAATATCGCCGCATGTGCTGCGCCATGCTTTCGCCAGCCATCTCCTGCAGAACGGCGCCGATCTCAGGGCCGTGCAGCAGTTGCTTGGCCATGCCGATATTTCGACGACGCAGATTTATACACATGTGCTGGAGGAGCGGCTGGTGCGGCTGGTCAACGATCATCATCCGCTTGCCGACTAG
- a CDS encoding histidine kinase — protein MPTLFRFVVTLTILAGIVYGAMFALAMFVEPRKAEMSVRIPPEKLIPKKK, from the coding sequence ATGCCGACACTGTTCCGCTTTGTCGTGACGCTCACGATTCTGGCCGGCATTGTCTATGGCGCGATGTTCGCTCTGGCGATGTTCGTCGAGCCGAGAAAGGCCGAAATGAGCGTACGCATCCCTCCCGAAAAGCTCATTCCCAAGAAAAAGTAA
- a CDS encoding shikimate kinase: MNALPANPPDESHAALLGRLGSRSIVFVGLMGAGKTAIGRKVAAMLGLPFMDSDQEIESVSRMSVPELFERYGEPEFRALEQRVILRILEHGPQVLSTGGGAFMSAQTREAIAGHGVSVWLKAEIDLLMERVSKKQNRPLLKSANPRAVIERLMAERYPVYATADVTVPTRDDRKEVIAAEVVNALCGYFGVAAATGEVRS, encoded by the coding sequence ATGAACGCGTTGCCAGCCAATCCTCCCGATGAGAGCCATGCCGCGCTGCTCGGCCGGCTGGGCAGCCGTTCCATTGTCTTTGTCGGCCTTATGGGCGCCGGCAAGACGGCGATCGGCCGCAAGGTGGCGGCGATGCTGGGACTGCCTTTCATGGACAGCGACCAGGAAATCGAAAGCGTGTCGCGGATGAGCGTCCCGGAACTGTTCGAACGCTATGGCGAGCCCGAGTTCCGGGCGCTGGAGCAGCGCGTCATCCTGCGCATATTGGAACATGGCCCGCAGGTGCTGTCGACGGGCGGCGGCGCCTTCATGAGCGCGCAGACGCGGGAGGCCATTGCCGGCCATGGCGTGTCGGTATGGCTTAAGGCCGAGATCGACCTGTTGATGGAACGCGTTTCCAAGAAGCAGAACCGGCCGCTGCTGAAAAGCGCCAATCCCCGTGCCGTGATCGAGAGGTTGATGGCCGAGCGCTATCCGGTCTACGCAACCGCCGATGTTACCGTGCCGACCCGCGACGATCGCAAGGAGGTCATCGCCGCCGAGGTGGTGAACGCGCTTTGCGGCTATTTCGGCGTGGCGGCCGCGACAGGTGAGGTGCGCTCGTGA
- the aroB gene encoding 3-dehydroquinate synthase, which yields MSIDATVTVEVGLGDRAYDILIGSGLLLRAGIEISRRLPGTRAAVITDVNVAAAHLETLKAGLEKGGIQPAVITLPAGEKTKSFAHLEEVVDGVLAARLERGDVVVALGGGVIGDLAGFAAGIVRRGMNFVQIPTSLLAQVDSSVGGKTGINSARGKNLVGVFHQPKLVLADTEVLDTLPIREFRAGYAELAKYGLIDRPDFFAWLEENWGKVFAGGPQRTEAIAGACRAKADVVARDEFETGDRALLNLGHTFGHALEAATRYDSARLVHGEGVAIGMALAYRFSSRLNLASPDDAARVEAHLRAVGLPWRMADIPGELPDAEALLAFITQDKKVSRGALTFILTRGIGQAFIARDVPASEVLSFLRENHPDHPKGRPGRPRGRPG from the coding sequence GTGAGCATCGATGCGACCGTCACTGTCGAAGTCGGGCTCGGCGATCGCGCCTATGACATATTGATCGGCTCCGGCCTGCTGTTGCGCGCCGGCATCGAGATTTCGCGCCGCCTGCCCGGCACGCGCGCCGCTGTTATCACCGACGTCAATGTCGCAGCCGCACACCTCGAGACGTTGAAGGCCGGCCTTGAAAAGGGGGGCATCCAGCCTGCAGTCATCACGCTGCCGGCGGGAGAAAAGACCAAGAGTTTCGCGCATCTCGAAGAGGTGGTGGACGGCGTGCTCGCCGCAAGACTGGAACGCGGCGATGTCGTTGTCGCGCTCGGTGGCGGGGTCATCGGCGATCTGGCCGGATTCGCCGCCGGCATCGTGCGCCGCGGCATGAATTTCGTGCAGATCCCGACTTCGCTGCTGGCGCAGGTCGACTCTTCCGTCGGCGGCAAGACCGGCATCAACAGTGCGCGCGGCAAGAACCTCGTCGGCGTCTTCCATCAGCCGAAACTGGTGCTTGCCGACACCGAAGTGCTCGACACGCTGCCGATCCGGGAATTCCGGGCGGGTTACGCCGAACTCGCCAAGTACGGGCTCATCGATCGCCCCGACTTCTTCGCCTGGCTGGAGGAAAACTGGGGCAAAGTGTTCGCCGGCGGCCCGCAGCGGACCGAGGCGATCGCCGGGGCCTGCCGCGCCAAGGCCGATGTCGTCGCCCGCGACGAGTTCGAAACCGGCGACCGCGCGCTGCTCAATCTCGGCCACACGTTCGGCCACGCGCTCGAGGCCGCCACCCGATATGACAGCGCCCGTCTCGTCCACGGCGAGGGGGTCGCCATCGGCATGGCGCTGGCTTATCGCTTTTCGTCACGCCTCAACCTGGCAAGTCCCGACGACGCGGCGCGCGTCGAGGCGCATCTTCGCGCCGTTGGCCTGCCTTGGCGGATGGCCGATATTCCGGGTGAACTGCCTGATGCCGAGGCGCTGCTCGCCTTCATCACGCAGGACAAGAAGGTGTCGCGCGGCGCGCTGACCTTCATCCTGACGCGCGGCATCGGCCAGGCCTTCATCGCCAGGGATGTGCCAGCGTCGGAAGTGCTGTCGTTTCTGAGGGAGAATCATCCGGATCATCCGAAAGGCCGACCGGGTCGGCCAAGAGGCCGACCGGGATGA
- a CDS encoding HlyC/CorC family transporter, whose translation MNEAGWIVAAVLAGLGLLALAFRARLLAAFGYQLQRIEPQHSSHDEARSAVDDFRRDGQAVGEDRARIGRLSDLDELEVSDVMVHRTNMRSVNADNPPEAVVREILQSPHTRMPLWKGSLDNIVGVLHAKDLLRALNDVGNDFSQIDVMKIATKPWFVPDTTTLQEQLNAFLRRKAHFAIVVDEYGEVEGLVTLEDIIEEIVGEIADEHDIDMQGVKQEADGSVVVDGTVSIRDLNRALDWKLPDEEATTIAGLVIHETKLIPDEKQAFTFHGKRFVVMKRDKNRIARLRIRPAGDI comes from the coding sequence ATGAACGAGGCCGGCTGGATCGTCGCTGCCGTCCTTGCCGGGCTCGGCCTGCTCGCCTTGGCCTTTCGCGCGCGCCTGCTCGCTGCCTTCGGCTATCAACTGCAGCGCATCGAGCCGCAGCATTCAAGCCATGATGAAGCGCGCAGCGCCGTCGACGATTTTCGACGCGACGGCCAGGCGGTGGGCGAGGATCGCGCCCGCATCGGCCGCCTGTCCGATCTCGATGAGCTCGAAGTGTCCGATGTCATGGTCCATCGCACCAACATGCGCTCGGTCAATGCCGACAATCCGCCGGAAGCGGTGGTGCGCGAGATCCTGCAGAGCCCGCATACCCGCATGCCCTTGTGGAAGGGTTCGCTCGACAACATCGTCGGCGTGCTGCATGCCAAGGACCTGCTGCGCGCGCTGAACGATGTCGGCAACGACTTTTCTCAGATCGACGTGATGAAGATCGCGACAAAACCGTGGTTCGTGCCCGATACCACGACGCTGCAGGAACAACTCAACGCCTTCCTGCGGCGCAAGGCGCATTTCGCCATCGTCGTCGACGAGTATGGTGAGGTCGAGGGGCTGGTGACGCTGGAGGATATCATCGAGGAGATCGTCGGCGAGATCGCCGACGAGCACGATATCGACATGCAGGGCGTCAAGCAGGAAGCCGACGGCTCCGTTGTCGTCGACGGCACTGTGTCGATCCGCGACCTGAACCGGGCGCTCGACTGGAAGCTGCCGGACGAAGAAGCCACCACCATTGCCGGTCTCGTCATCCACGAGACGAAATTGATCCCCGACGAGAAGCAGGCTTTCACCTTTCACGGCAAGCGATTTGTCGTCATGAAGCGCGACAAGAACCGGATCGCAAGGCTGAGGATCAGGCCGGCCGGCGACATTTAG